From the Tripterygium wilfordii isolate XIE 37 chromosome 6, ASM1340144v1, whole genome shotgun sequence genome, one window contains:
- the LOC120000703 gene encoding uncharacterized protein LOC120000703, translating to MSSRSERINYSVDGYVCQFPPILQDYIKQVEDVIPNGNCGFRAIAVCLRLGEDAWATIRYNLMEELNTFWDQYVAIFGSEERAYHIQNSLNFFATDRGAPVEHWMTMPDMSLLIASRYNVILHVLSQLQSLTYLPLRSTPPPLYQHVAIAIGHVNNNHYVLVALTKGYLVPLIMYQWKHFRYDCIATRATPYTKQLDAYMQHTRSRFPPETIVLED from the coding sequence ATGAGTTCAAGGTCTGAAAGGATAAACTACTCTGTAGATGGCTATGTTTGTCAATTTCCACCAATATTGCAAGATTACATCAAACAAGTAGAAGATGTAATACCTAATGGAAATTGCGGATTTCGAGCAATAGCTGTCTGTCTTCGTCTTGGCGAAGATGCATGGGCCACCATCCGGTATAACTTGATGGAAGAGTTGAACACATTTTGGGATCAATATGTTGCAATATTTGGCAGTGAAGAGCGAGCATATCATATTCAAAACTCATTGAACTTCTTTGCAACAGATAGAGGAGCACCGGTTgagcactggatgacaatgccagacatgagtctcttgattgcttcgagGTATAATGTCATACTACACGTTCTTAGTCAGTTACAGAGCTTGACATATTTGCCACTTCGATCAACTCCTCCACCGCTatatcaacatgttgctataGCTATTGGGcacgtaaataataatcattaCGTCTTGGTTGCATTGACAAAGGGTTACCTGGTGCCTCTCATTATGTATCAATGGAAACACTTTCGGTATGATTGTATAGCTACACGGGCTACGCCTTATACGAAACAACTTGATGCGTACATGCAACATACTCGTTCTAGGTTCCCTCCTGAAACTATTGTGTTAGAAGATTAG